CCGCTCGAACGGACCACGAACCGGTGATGCTCGGCGGGTACCACCTCGGCCGCACGGTTTCCTCAGGAACCCTTCACCTTCTCGACGCCGACGGCGAGCTCCCCGAGGTGCCGGACCGGTTCCGCTGCGACACCGTGTGCCGGCCGACACCGGAGACCGCGCCCACGATGGAGATCGCACGCGGCGACGTCGACTGGGACCGGCTGTGCCGCTCCTGTCTGACCGCGATCGGCGCACCGCCCGGAACCGGTCCGACGAGCCGTGTCGAGACGACCTGGCAGGTTCAGGTGTGGCACCCCCAGACCCATCAGTGGCTGCCGATCGGCCGTCCGCACGACAACGAACCGGCCGCCCGTGCCGCTCGCAGGGAACGGGAGGTCCAACACGGCGAACTCCGTTTCCGGCTCGTCGTGCGCACAACCTCGGAGACCGCGGTTCCCTGACGGCCCTCGCCCCGGCGATGCCGACCGAGGAGCCGAGGCTCAGCGCTTGCGTCACCCCCCCCGCGTACGACGTACCCCCTCCTCGACTGGTCCGCCGGGGGAGGGGGCGCGGTGTTCACAGGATGCTCCGCCCGAATCGCCTGCCGCCCCGCCCGCCCTGCCCTCCGTCGGGCCGGACTACCCGCCTGTCGCCCCGCCCGACGTGCCGGCAGACGTGCCGCCCGACGTGCTACCCGTCCAGCCCTCCGCCGCGGCGGACTGCGCCGGCACCGAAGGCGCCGCGAACTGGCGTGCCTGCAGCTCGTACGCCTCCCGGAACGCCCCGGTGCTCGTGGCGGGGTCCATGAGCTGGGCGAACGTACCGTGCTCGACGACCCGGCCCGCATCGAGTACGTAGATCAGATCGGCGTGCCGCACGCTGTGGAGGCGATGCGTGATCAGGACGGTGGTCTGGCCTGTGCCGGCGAGCCGGTGGATCTGGTCGAACACCCGCTGCTCAGCGGCAGGATCCAGAGCACTGGTCGGTTCGTCGACGATCAGCACCTGCCCGTCGCGCGCCTTGGCCCGGGCCAGGCCGATCTTCTGCCACTGTCCGCCGGAAAGCTCCTGTCCGCCCCGGTAGCCCTTGGCCAGCAGGGTGCTCAGGCCGCGGGGGAGTCCCTTGGCCACGTCGTCGGCTCCCGCGTACGCGGCCGCGGCCTCGATGACCGTGTCGTCCATGGCGACGTCGCTGCGCCCGATACCGATGTTCACCCGGGCGGTGAACGGCCACCGCTGGAAGTCCTGCGCGACCATCGCCACCCGCGAGAACAGCCGGGCTCGACACGCCTCGGCGGCGCTGACCTCCCCCCACAGGACCCGTCCGGAAGCGGGCAGGTGCAGGCCGGACAACAGCTTCGCCACGGTCGACTTGCCCGATCCGTTCCTCCCCACCAGAGCCACGGTCCTGCCGCGGGGGATGACGAGGTCCACCTCCCGCAGAGACGGCTTGTCGGCACCGTGGTAGGCGAAGGTGACGTTCTCGAAGCGGATCGCGTCGAAGTCGTCCGGTACGTCCACACCCGCTTCCGGGATCGCCCGCCGCTCCGCCTCGGTGCACAGCCGCTCCAGGTCCGCGACGAACAGCGACTCCTCCTGGATGTCGGTGACCCGCAGCACCAGGTCGGTGATGCTCGACGACCCGGCCCGGATCGCGAGCACCGCGGTACCGCCGACCGCGAGCGCCATCTGCCCGTTCCACAGCAGCAGACCGAGCACCCCGTACGCGGCCACCGTGGCGACACCACGAGCCCCGTCAGCGACCAGCCCCGTACGTGCCGCTACCCACGCGAGCCGGGTCTGTTCCCGCTCGCTCGTCTCCGCCATGCCCCGGAAGTGCTCCAGCAGGAACGGACCCACATCGTGGACCCGGACCTCACCCGCCGCCTGCTGGTCGATCAGCAGCCGGCTGATCAACTGCGCCGCACGCGCGTGCTGGACGAACCGGTGCCAGCTCGTGTACCGCGCCCGGGCCATCGTCAGCGAGCCCCACGCGCTCGGCAACGCCATCGCCACCAGCAGAGGCAGAAGCGCCCAGTGCAGGACGGTCAGCACGCTCGCGGCGGCGATCAGCGAGATCCCCGAGGCGACCACGGCCGTGCAGTAGCCCACCATCCGCCGGGCCCCGTCGGCGCCCCACTGCGCCGAGTCCATCAGCTTGTGGAAGGCGTCGTCCTCGATCGCGTCCATCTCCACCCGGGCGACGAGCCCCAGGTACCGCTCGGTGGCGACCCGTTGGACCTTGGGCTCGAGCACCCCCGTCGAGGCGGTCGAGGCGGACTTCAGCAGCGAGGCGACGACCGCCATCACCGACACGAGCACGAGCGCCGGCACGGATGCCCTCAGCCGGTCGGCGAGGGTTCCCGAGGCCAGCAACTCGGCGAGCAGCGCGTTCACCGCCACCAGGGTGAAGGCCTGCGCCACGCCTCGGCCGACCTCGCTGAACGCGACCGTGTACAGGGCCCGCCGGTCGGCCTGACGCGCCAGTCGTACGGCGACGGCGACCTGCCGCGGAAAGCTCACGGCCATGCTCCACATGCCGAGCTTCACCCAGGTGCCGCGGTACTGGTTCCAGCCCTGGTCGTAGTCGAGCCGGCCGCCGAACAGCAGCTGCTCGGACGCCGAATGAGTGCCCGTCCCGGCTTCGGGCGACGAGCCGTCCGAGGCGGTCGTCTTGTCCGAAGCGCTCGTCTTGTCCGAAGTGCTCGTCATGCCCCCCACCTCGTATCCGGCCGTGCTGAACGGAACGCGCCCGCGCCACGGCGACGGCCCATGACGTGGATCGGGGCCCCGAGGGGCTTCGGAGGCCGGGCGGGAACAGGAAGGGGAGCGGCAAGACGATGAGGCAGGGGGTACATGGCGTTCTCCAGGAGGAGGCGAGTCGATGTGTCGGAAAGCTCAACGACGACACCGGTCCTGTCGAACACATGTGTTTCGGACGCCGTACGAACCCCGTGGCAGAGCGAAAGTCCGTTCGTGCCGGGTACACCGACCGTTGCGGGGCCGGGCCGGGGCCGGGACGCGTGGGTGGCCGAATCGCCGATACCGATCCCATGGAGGATCCTTCGGCCGGTCGGACCGTACGGGTCGTACTCAGCGGCGGAGGGAGTGACAGCCCTTCCGGGCCGGCTCGGCGGACAGCCGTGGGGAAGGGCCGCCATGAAGCACCGTCGGGGACGCCCCGGCGTCCGGCGGCAGACCCGACGGCCGCCCGCGGCCGCGCCAGGTGGCGCCGACGGTCCGACCCGTCTCAGCGGAACTCGTGGACCACCTGGATCTCGCCGACGATGTGGGCGTTGAAGGCGTCCAACTCCTCGGCAGGCACCCAGAGCTCGAGGATCGTGCGCCCGCCGGCCTGCTGGACGGGATAGCGGCCCAGGAACTCCGACTCGACCTCGAAGCGGGTGACGAACCCGGCGCCGTTGTGCTTCACGTTCCAGTCCCGAGCGATCTTGATCGCGTAGTCCTCGTCGAGGACCGGGTAGAAGATCGGCTGCTCGGGGAGCCGGGGCGGCCACGCACGCCAGTTCAGCGCACGGACCAGATCCAGCTCCTGCGGGCCGGTGGGGCGCCACAGGGTCGTCGTGGCCGGCTGACTGGTCATCTGATCGCTCTCTCGACGGGGGAACCGCGGGCGCGGCTGGTCGGAGGCCGGACGTTACCGGCACCGCGCCCTCACCCGCACGCGGTTTCCCGCCCCCAGCGTCCTCATGGCCACGACCATGACCCAGCCTTAACCCGCACTTGTCCCGGCACCGGCACCGGCCGTGGTGAGCGTGCATCCATGCGCCTTCGCCGACCGCTCGGCGAAGGCCGAAAGGGCGGTGCGGAGGCCGGCGTGGTCGAGGACGAGATCGGAGGCGCGGCCGAGTTCGCTGTCGTCAGGGGCGACGACGTAGGCGGCCCGTTCCGCCGCACCGGGGCAGTCGGCCCACCGTACGTAGCGGCCGTCGGCGGCATCACCTGTGGGCCGGCCGGTCAGGTCCTCCAGACGTTCCCGCTCGCTCCAGTTCAGCGCAGGGCCGTACGACGCGGTGAAGGTGTACAGAGGCGCGCCCCGCAGGCCGCCCAGCGTGCAGCCCTCGACCGGTTTCGGTCCCGATGCGGTCTCCACCACCGTACGGACGCCCCAGCGGGCGGCGGTCCGCGCGTCCACGATTCCGGCGCAGCTGCCCGACGCCGAGGCGAAGGGCCTGTAGTCCCAGGCGTTCACGGAGGTGTCGACCTTCCGCACGGGCTCGCCCTCGGTGGCCTGGCACCCCGTCTGCCGGGCGTAGGCGGTCGCCGTGCGGGTCAGTACGGAGGTGAGCCCCGCCCGGTCCTCCGGGCGACCGAAGTCGGCCCGGTCGATCCGGGCGCGGACCTCGGCGACGACTCCGCTGTCGGCCTCGCCGTCGCAGTCGAGCATGACGGTGGCGGTCGCCTGGCCTCGCCGTTCCTGGTCGGGATCGAACGCGAAGCCGCCGGTCCAGCCGTGGCCCAGTGGCGCGTCGGTGCGTGCGGCTTCCAGGGAGGCGAGGTGGTCCCGCGCGTCGCTGATCGTCACCCGCAGGTCGATCCGGCCGCCCTCCTCGTCGTCGACCTCGCTCACCATGCACTGCCAGAAGCTCCTGCCCAGCCGTGTCTCCGCAGTCACCTCCGCCCCGCCCGACAGCTCCCGCACCGGGTCGGCCGCCAGGGTGCCGTCGCACGCCGAGTCCAGCGCCCGGTCGTGGCGCCAGGCCCCCCAGCCACCCGACAGCCAGAACAGTCCGCCCGCCACCACGACCGCACCGGCCGTCAGCCCCGCTGCCAGCCGGATCCGCCGCCGACGGCGGACCCGGTCCAGTCCCTGGTCCACGGTTACGTCGCTCATCCCCACACCTTCCCGAGGACCTTCGTGTCATGGCAGTCGTCCGACGCGTCGAGGTAGCGCGCGAGGAGCGAGTCGGCGCGGGCGAGGAGCAGCTCGCGGTCCGCGCCCTCCAGGCTCACCCGGTGCAGAGTCCGCCCGCCCGCGCACCGGCCCTCGGCCCAGACGGCGAGCTCGTGGTTCTTCCGCCGCGTGGTGGGCGGTGCGCCGTGCCCGGCCTGCGCGAGCTCGCGCCCGTACTCGGTGCGCACCTCCGGCAGGACCTCGCCCCACCAGCTCGCGGAGCTCACCGTCACGCCTCCTCCCGGCTTCGAGAGGGTGGTGGAACAGGCCCTGGCCCAGGCGTGGGTGGCCCCGTGGGCGGACTGCTCGGCGCCCTTCAGAGCGGTGCCGAGCAGCACCGGGCGGAACCAGCCACACTCCGCCTGGGATGTGTCCGGCTCGTTGTCCTGCGGGGACGGCGACACCGTCTGTACGTCGGTCTCCCGCACGGAGGTCCCGCCGCAGTGCCGGCTCGTGCGTACGTTCTCGGCGACGGCGGCGACGAGCGCCCCGACCCGCTCGATCGCGGGGCTGTCCGTCGAGGCGTGCACCCGGAAGGACGTGACAGGGCGGGCGTACCCCGGCAGGCCGTTGGGGCAGGGAACCGTGACGAGCTCGTCCGCCCGCTCGTGCTCCTCCGCCCAGTCCGGCACTTTCTCGTACGGCGTCCGGTTCACGACGTGCTCCACCCGGACGCCCTTCAGCGGCGGGTCCAGGACCGGCTCCGCCGTCACGGTGAACCACGGGTCTCCCTCGCCGTCGCCGCCGAGGGTGCACGACACCAGTGCCCGCGGCGCCGGTCCGGTCCGCAGCGTCCACCAGGCGTCGTCGGCCAGCAGCTTCGCCGCGTCCTCCCGGGGGAGCGCCCCGCCGCAAGCCCGGGCCAGCGCGTCCTCGTTGTGGCGGTCGCGCTGCCCGCTCCGTACCAGGACGAAGCCCGCTGTCAGCGCCACGAGGAGCAGGGCCACCGTCGCTTGAGGCAGCCACCGGTGCCGCCGGTAGCGCGCCCACGCCGAATCGCTCATCCCCGCTCCCGTTCCCGCCCTCGTACAGGCATCGCATCTGCGAACCAAACACCGCACGCTATCTCACCGGCCGTGCGGGCCTTCCGTCGACGTCGGCTGTGACCGCGTGCACGAGCGAAGAGGCCGTCAACCGACCCTGTGTAGCGGGCCGGGCGGCACTTGGCAGCGCGCGGCGACCGATGGCCCAAGCGGTCGTGGATGGGGGCCGGCGCATGTGCGGGGTGCGGGCGCGGGTCACGGCGTACGTACGCGACCGGCGGCTCCCCATTCGGGAGCCGCCGGTCCGTGAGCATGGTGCTCCTCGGGTGCTCCCCGAAGACGTATCAGGTCAGGCGTGGTCCACGCTGGACAGAGCGTCGGTGACCAGTCGGGTGGCGAAGTCGCGGTCGTCGGTGAGCCGGTTGATGTGCTCGGCGAGCAGGAGGGCCGTGGCCTCGAGGGAGTTCATCTCCCCCTCGGTCCAGTCCCCGTACTGCCGGCGCCACAGGCTGGGGCTCAGACCGGTGCCTGCTGCGATGACCAGGCCGGACATGGTGGGAATGGCCTCTGGCCGCACGCTCCTGGTCATCATGCGCATCGTGGCCACGAGGCTGGGCACCACGTACTCGATGACGTCCTTGTCGTGGTCCTCGTACGCGGCCCGCAGCCAGTTCATGAACATGAAGATGAGCGTGCACGCACCGTCCAGCAGGTCGTCGATCCCCTTGGGGCCCAAGCCCGCGGTGAACTGTTCGATCATCCGCTGCTTCTCGGGATCGGGCCCGGTCTTGCCGTCGTAGATGGCTTTGAGCTGGGAGTCGATCACCATGAGCGCCGCGCCCACGTCACCGACGGGAGCGTATTTGGGGTCACAGGGTGATGACACGGCATTCCTCCTCATGTGACCGCGGCAGGCATCGCGGCATGTGCGTACGGTAGACCGCGGGCCGGAGGGGAATCGGGTGAATCCGACGAAGGATCGGGGGACCGTTCCCAGTCCGCCGCAAGGTGGCCCGTAGCACTCAAAAGGCGACGTCACATGCTCAAGATCTGGCGCCGGACACCGGGCGCAACTCTGCACGGGCGGCCGGGCGGCCGGGTGGTCAGGCGGCCGGGTGGTCAGGTGCCGAGATGTGCCCCGTCGCCGGTGCCGAGGATGGGCAGCCTGAGCTTGCGTTCGAGGGCGTTGGGCAGTGACCACAGTTCCGTACGCAGCCTCCGGTCCGCCGAGCCCTGGACATCCGCGCGACGGATCCCGGGCACGGCGAGGGCCAGGGCGGCGAGGGACGCGGCCAGCCCGGCGCCGAGGAGGACACCGGCGAGGACGGCTCCGTCGGCGAGAGCGAACGGAAACGCGACCCCGAGGCAGAGGGTGCCGAGACCACCGAGCACGGCCACCATCCACCACAGCGGGGTGAGCGGGTGCTCGTCGCGCAGGTGGTCGAGCAACTGCCGGTCGGTGGGACGTCGCCGGGGGTACTCCCCGGCGGCGGCGAACAACTCGGCCCGCCCGCGCAGCGCCCACACAGCGTGCACTCTCACCCACGCGACGGGCAGCACGAACAGAGTCACCAGCACCAGGGCCGTCTGAACCGCTCGTGGCACCGGCACCCAGCCGGAGGCATCGGCCACCACGGATGCCACGGTCGCTCCGACGACGACGGCACCCGTCACGGTCGTGGCCACGAGCCATCGCCGGGCCCGGCGCACCCGAGGGCTGAGGGGAAACTCGACCGTGTCCAACGTCTTCTCCGTTCGATGACCGCAGGTACTCTACGCAGCCCGCTGGGATGGAGGGTTCGCATTCGACCGGGAGGTCCACCGGCGACGCAACCCGCTGGACCGCACCATCAGCTCCGTTCGCTAAGGTCTGCGGCCATGACGGAGACCACAGCCGAAGCATGGCCCGAACCCCCACTCGCCGGCACCGAGGCAGCAGCCGTACTCGGCGCCCTCGAACGCCAGCGGGCTACGCTGGCCTGGAAGTGCTCCGGCCTGGACGCTTCAGGGCTTCAAGCGACAGTCGGCGCATCCACCATCACCCTCGGCGGCCTGCTCAAACACCTGGCGCACGTGGAAGACAGCCACTTCGCCCGGCTGTGGCTCGCCTCTGCCGTCGGCGCTCCCTGGAACACGGTCGACTGGGAAACCACCCCCGACTGGGACTACCGCTCCGCTGCCGAGGACACCCCCGAGGGCCTGCTCGCTCTCTGGCAGGAGTCGGTCGCCCGATCCCGTGCCATCGTCGACGAAGCACTCGGCGCGGGCGGCCTGGACCAGCTCGGTGCCTATGTCACCCGTGGCGGCGAACGCCCCAACCTCCGTCGTATTCTCCTGGACCTCATCGAGGAGTACGCCCGTCATGCCGGTCACGCCGACATCATCCGCGAATCCGTCGACGGCCTTACGGGCGAGGACCCGCCAAGGTGAACCGAGGAACCTGGTGGCGGGACGGTCTGCCGTTCCCGCTGGTCCGTCGAGGCGACGCTGACCTCTGCGTTGGCTCTCCGCCGCATCTGGCCGCGGAGCTTCCGTAGAAATCTGCTTGGCGGACCACGGCGGCACTGTTACGTTGCCGGAGGCCGTGCGAGAGAACGAGGAGGTGGTACCCGTGAACGCAGTATCGACATGGGTGCTCCCCTCCGGGGTCACGGTCGGACGATAGGCAGGTCGTCCGGGAGCGCCGTTCGCGAGCACTCCCGAAAGGCACGACCATGCACTTCACTTCCGAACAGCGTCTCGACGACGGTGTCCTCGAACGCGAGTTCACTCTCGGCGAGATCCCCGGCACCCTGTGGACGCCGGATTCCGCCGTACCGGTCCCGCTGATTCTGATGGCCCACAACAATGGCCTGCCCAAGGGTGCAGCCCGGCTGGTGGCCCGGGCACGGAACTCTGCGGCGTACGGCTACGCGGTGGCCACCATCGACGCTTCCGGGTGCGGCGACCGGCCCCGTTCCGCCGCAGACGAGCAGGCTCGCGCCGACCTTGGCCGGGCGATGCAGGCCGGTGAGCCGGTCGACGAGATCTTCGAGTCCTTCGTCGGCCCGCTGGTCGAGAAGGCGGTCCCGGAATGGCGGACCACCCTGGACGCCCTCCTTGCGCTGCCCGAGATCGGCGGCCCGGTCGGGTACTCGGGGTGGACCGCCCTCGGCATCCACCTTGCGGTGGTCGAGCCGCGCATCGCGGCCGCCGGTTTCTTCGCCGGGGGCTACGTGCCCCGCACCCAGCGCGAGGAGGCCCGGAAGGTCACCATTCCGCTGCTGTTCCTGCTGCAGTGGGACGACGAAGGGAACCCCCGGCAACGGGCCCTGGACCTGTTCGACGCCTTCGGCGCCACGGAGAAGACGCTGCACGCCAATCTGGGCGGACACACCGGTACCCCGTGGTTCGAGGTGGAGGACGGGAACCGGTTCTTCGGCCGGCACCTGACGTGAGGCCGGTCCGCGAGGCCGTCGGCAGACGGTAAGCGGTACCTGCCGGATGCCACTCTCCACGTACGGGTCCCGGCACGCCGCAACTCTCCGCACGGACGGAGGAGACCGAGCGAGCGGCGCGGTTCCTCGCCTCTCCCCCCGAAGTACCGCTGCTGCGAGGGGAAGACGAGCTCCCGGAGCCGTGTGAAAGAAGCCAGGCGCAACCGCGCCCGCGTCACCGCACGGCGTCACGGCGTCACCGCGTCACCGCGCCGCGACGAGCGCGCGGGCGGCCCGTGCGATGTGCGCGCGGGAGATACCGGCCGCGTCGAGGAGTTCGGCGGTCGTGCCGGAGCCCGGCAGCTCGGTGACGGAGAGATGGGCGAAGGCGGGGTGCTCTCCGCCTTCGGCGAGGGCGGAGAGGACGGCCTCGCCGATGCCGCCTTCGGGGTGGTGGTCCTCGGCGACGACAAGGGCACCGGTCTCCCGGGCGGCGCGAGTGAGGGCACCGGCATCGATGGGCTTGACCGAGTACAGGTCGATGACGCGGGCCCGCAGGCCCTCGTCGGCCAGCTGATCGGCGGCGGCGAGGCACTCGTGGAGGGTGACCCCGGCACCGATGAGGGTGACCTGGTCGTCCTCTCCGTGGCGGAGGGTCTTGGAGCCTCCCACGGGGAAGGTCTCGCCGTGGGCGTAGAGGACCGGGTAGGCCCCGCGCGTGGCGCGCAGGTACGAGATGCCCTCCACGTCGGCCATCGCCGCGGTCAGCGCGGCAGCTGACGTGGCGTCACTGGGATACAGGACGGTGGAGCCCAGGACGGCACGCATCATGGCGAGATCCTCGACGCCCATCTGGGAAGGGCCGTCGGCACCGATCTCGACACCGCTGTGGGTTCCGCACAGGGCGATGGTGACCTGCGAGACGGCAGCCATGCGGATGAAGTCGTGGGCGCGGGTGAGGAACGCGGCGAACGTGGTGGCGTACGGGTGGAACCCGCGCACCGCCATGCCGACCGCGTCCGCGACCATCTGCTGCTCGGCGATGTAGGTCTGGAAGTAACGCTCGGGATGGACCTTGCCGAACTCCTCGGCATGCGTCGAGTTGCCGACCTCGGCATCCAGGGCGACGACGTCGGGGCGAGCGCCGAGGGCGGCCAGGGCTCGCCCGAAGGCGACTCGGGTGGCCACGTCGTCCCCCACGTCGAAGCGGGGGAGCTCCACGGTCCCGGTCGCCGACGGTGTGCGGACGGCCTGGACGGCCTGGACGGCCTGGACGGCATGGACGGCATGGACGGCAGGCGGCTTCGGGCCGCACGCTCTGAGAGCGGCGTGGCCGCCGGACAGTTCGGCGACCGCACGCTCGGCGATGTCCTTCGGCAGCGGTTTGCCGTGCCAGCCTTCCTGGTCGGCCACCTCCGGCACTCCGCGGCCCTTGACGGTCCTGGCGACGATGACCGTGGGTGCCATTCCGTCGGCGGCCGTGGTCATGGCCCGGTCGATCGCTTCGAGGTCGTGGCCGTCGATCACGATCGCCCGGCATCCGAAGGCCTCGACACGGCGGGCGTAGGTGTCGGTGTCCCACTCCAGCTCGGTCGGCCCGCACTGTCCGAGACGATTCACGTCGATCAGGGCCGTGAAGTTGGCCAGCCGGCGGTGGCCCGCCTTGTCGAGGGCCTCCCACACGGACCCCTCGGCCGTCTCGCTGTCACCGCACAGCACCCACACCCGGTAGGGAAGTCGTTCCAGATCCCGGCCGGTCAGCGCGATGCCGACGCCGTAGCCGACGCCTTGCCCGAGGGATCCGGTCGCCACGTCTACCCAGGGCAGTACGGGGGTGGGATGGCCCTGCAGACGGTGGCCGAAGCGGCGGTACGTCGTCATCAGCTCGTCGTCACCGATCGCGCCCGCGGCTTTGAACATCGCGTACAAGAGGGGCGACGCGTGCCCTTTGGAGAAGATCAGGTGGTCGGAAGCCGGGTTGTCGGGTGCGTCCCACTCGTAGCGCAGATGGCGGGTCATGAGGACCGCCATGAGGTCGGCCGCCGACAGGCTGGAGGTGGGATGTCCGGACCCCGCCGCGGTACTGGCACGTACGGAATCGGCCCGCAACTGCTGCGCGAGCCCGAAGACCTCCGACAGCTCGCTTGCGGGGCCGACGTCGATGCTGGGCCGTGCTGTCATGAGCGAACTCCCTTCACCCGGGGCGCGAGGCGTTCGTACCCTCGGCGTCACACGCCTGCCCAGGTGTACGTCACCCCGCAGGTCGCCGCCGCGTCCCGGAGACGTACGCCGGGATCGCGCGCGATGGCGAGAAGGACGCGGGCCCGCCTACACCTCACGCACGGGCGAAAGGCGGTCCGCACGACGGCCGCGCAGCTCCGGTGGGCCGACGACGGCCAGCGGGATTCCTCGGCGGCCGCACAGTCGACGGGCGCGGGCGAGGACACTGAGGGAGGCCGGCGAAGGGTCGCAGGTGGGCAGCTGCACCCTGACCCGACTGTAGGGGCGGTGGGTGAAGAGGAGCATCTCGATCTCCAGCGTGGCTGCGGCCCGGCTGGAGATGTCGAGGTCGCGAAGGATTTCCAGGTGCAGGACGCCGTCCTCCACGTTGTGCCCGATCAGCATGACGCCTCCCGTACTCACAAGTCGTCCCCGGCCGCGGACGCTCCGTCGGGAGCGCGGCAGGGGGCGGTAGAAGCATTATCCCCCGGATGAGAGGAAGCGCCTGGTCAGGAGAGCGGGCGAAGAAGGGATGCGGTACGGGCAAGGGCAAGGGCAAGGGCAAGGGCAAGGGCAAGGGCAAGGGCACGAGTACGGGCACAGGTACAGGTACAGGTACGGGTTCGGGTTCGGCCTAGGAGGGGTGCCGACGCCGGGTGCTCGGGGCGGGCCGATCGGGGTGTGGCTTGCCGCCGGCTCCTGGACGGAGGAGCGGCTCGCCGTTTTCGACTCCCCGCAGCGACGTCTTCCGCGCGTCCACGCCCCCGCTTCCTCCTACGCTCGACACATGACCAAGAACGACATTCAGCTCAAGGCCATTGCCGCGCTGACGGCCCTGCGCGGTGGTGTCGGAGCGGATTACGTCTCCGAACTGCTTGGCGAGGTCATCCCGACGCAGTTCGTCGTCCCCGACACCGACGATCCGGCGGAAGTCGGCGCGGCCATGCTCAACCAGCTCGCCGACCCGCTGAGTGCGCTGATCAACGGCTTTGTGCTCGCCTTCGAGACAGTGGCCGTCGCGTACGACCAGACGGATCCCGAAACATCCACCGACGCGATCCTGCAGGCTCTCGCCCTGAGCATCGCGCGCGACGCGGATTGATCGCCGCGCGTCGTCATGCCGTACGGGCGAGCGGGCGAGGGAGGCCCGGGTCCATCCGTGCGGTGACCGCACGGAGACAGTCCTCGGGGTCGAGGTGGGGTGCTGGGTGCCTGGCGTCCACCCGTCCGTCACGGCTCATGCGGTCTGGTGGTCGGGGGTGGTGGTGAGTTCGCGGACGGCGGTGGCGATGGCTCGGTAGTCCTTGCGGAGGATCTTGGAGTGGTTGCTGGGGACCTTGGCGCTGAGCTGGATGTGGGGGTTGCGGGCGATGACGGGGGTGAGGTTGCCGCGGATCTTCTCCATGAGGACCGGGTCGCCGCCGAGGTTGCCGCCGGTGGCCAGGACGTAGCGGGTGGGCACGGTGACGCGGTCGAAGACCGGGTCGAGGGCGGCGGGTGCGCAGAGTTCGTTGACCTCGATGTTGATCTCGGCGTGTTCGGCGGCGCTCATCCGGGCGGCCATGCCGAGCCGGCGGGCGACGGGGAAGACCGGGCTGAGGCGGCGGAACAGCTTGCGGATCTGGACCTTGGCGGCGTCGTCGAGCCAGTCGTGGGGCAGGGCGCCGTCGACGGAGACCACGCCCAGGACCCGGCCGGGGTTCCGTGCGGCCCAGTGGACGGCGAGCATCGCGCCGTAGGACCAGCCGACCAGGATCGGGCGCTCCACGCCCCTGGCGGTGAGGACGGCGTCGAGGTCGCGCAGGCACGCTTCGAAGGAGTAGTCCGTGGCGAGGTCGGACTTGCCGCGGGCCCGCTCGTCGTAGCTGATGTGGCGGTAGTCGCCGCCGAGTTCGGTGATGACGCGCCGCCAGTGCTTCTGGTCGGCGTAGGAGCCGTTGAGGTAGACCACGGGGCGGCCGGTGCCGCCGGTGTCGGTCACCGC
Above is a genomic segment from Streptomyces sp. NBC_00094 containing:
- a CDS encoding dienelactone hydrolase family protein gives rise to the protein MHFTSEQRLDDGVLEREFTLGEIPGTLWTPDSAVPVPLILMAHNNGLPKGAARLVARARNSAAYGYAVATIDASGCGDRPRSAADEQARADLGRAMQAGEPVDEIFESFVGPLVEKAVPEWRTTLDALLALPEIGGPVGYSGWTALGIHLAVVEPRIAAAGFFAGGYVPRTQREEARKVTIPLLFLLQWDDEGNPRQRALDLFDAFGATEKTLHANLGGHTGTPWFEVEDGNRFFGRHLT
- a CDS encoding alpha/beta fold hydrolase — translated: MTMTARTQPAAWTGMVPVDDTALAVTDTGGTGRPVVYLNGSYADQKHWRRVITELGGDYRHISYDERARGKSDLATDYSFEACLRDLDAVLTARGVERPILVGWSYGAMLAVHWAARNPGRVLGVVSVDGALPHDWLDDAAKVQIRKLFRRLSPVFPVARRLGMAARMSAAEHAEINIEVNELCAPAALDPVFDRVTVPTRYVLATGGNLGGDPVLMEKIRGNLTPVIARNPHIQLSAKVPSNHSKILRKDYRAIATAVRELTTTPDHQTA
- a CDS encoding DinB family protein, producing the protein MTETTAEAWPEPPLAGTEAAAVLGALERQRATLAWKCSGLDASGLQATVGASTITLGGLLKHLAHVEDSHFARLWLASAVGAPWNTVDWETTPDWDYRSAAEDTPEGLLALWQESVARSRAIVDEALGAGGLDQLGAYVTRGGERPNLRRILLDLIEEYARHAGHADIIRESVDGLTGEDPPR
- a CDS encoding ABC transporter ATP-binding protein, with the translated sequence MTSTSDKTSASDKTTASDGSSPEAGTGTHSASEQLLFGGRLDYDQGWNQYRGTWVKLGMWSMAVSFPRQVAVAVRLARQADRRALYTVAFSEVGRGVAQAFTLVAVNALLAELLASGTLADRLRASVPALVLVSVMAVVASLLKSASTASTGVLEPKVQRVATERYLGLVARVEMDAIEDDAFHKLMDSAQWGADGARRMVGYCTAVVASGISLIAAASVLTVLHWALLPLLVAMALPSAWGSLTMARARYTSWHRFVQHARAAQLISRLLIDQQAAGEVRVHDVGPFLLEHFRGMAETSEREQTRLAWVAARTGLVADGARGVATVAAYGVLGLLLWNGQMALAVGGTAVLAIRAGSSSITDLVLRVTDIQEESLFVADLERLCTEAERRAIPEAGVDVPDDFDAIRFENVTFAYHGADKPSLREVDLVIPRGRTVALVGRNGSGKSTVAKLLSGLHLPASGRVLWGEVSAAEACRARLFSRVAMVAQDFQRWPFTARVNIGIGRSDVAMDDTVIEAAAAYAGADDVAKGLPRGLSTLLAKGYRGGQELSGGQWQKIGLARAKARDGQVLIVDEPTSALDPAAEQRVFDQIHRLAGTGQTTVLITHRLHSVRHADLIYVLDAGRVVEHGTFAQLMDPATSTGAFREAYELQARQFAAPSVPAQSAAAEGWTGSTSGGTSAGTSGGATGG
- a CDS encoding transketolase, translating into MTARPSIDVGPASELSEVFGLAQQLRADSVRASTAAGSGHPTSSLSAADLMAVLMTRHLRYEWDAPDNPASDHLIFSKGHASPLLYAMFKAAGAIGDDELMTTYRRFGHRLQGHPTPVLPWVDVATGSLGQGVGYGVGIALTGRDLERLPYRVWVLCGDSETAEGSVWEALDKAGHRRLANFTALIDVNRLGQCGPTELEWDTDTYARRVEAFGCRAIVIDGHDLEAIDRAMTTAADGMAPTVIVARTVKGRGVPEVADQEGWHGKPLPKDIAERAVAELSGGHAALRACGPKPPAVHAVHAVQAVQAVQAVRTPSATGTVELPRFDVGDDVATRVAFGRALAALGARPDVVALDAEVGNSTHAEEFGKVHPERYFQTYIAEQQMVADAVGMAVRGFHPYATTFAAFLTRAHDFIRMAAVSQVTIALCGTHSGVEIGADGPSQMGVEDLAMMRAVLGSTVLYPSDATSAAALTAAMADVEGISYLRATRGAYPVLYAHGETFPVGGSKTLRHGEDDQVTLIGAGVTLHECLAAADQLADEGLRARVIDLYSVKPIDAGALTRAARETGALVVAEDHHPEGGIGEAVLSALAEGGEHPAFAHLSVTELPGSGTTAELLDAAGISRAHIARAARALVAAR
- a CDS encoding MarR family transcriptional regulator — encoded protein: MTNDVTLMPLQRSEQAVLQAIREHGGRPVSVAGLARATGYSPAAVTRARRLLRDRGLLEYESGNGHTPTRYRLPGQAPTRTGPPQPPARTDHEPVMLGGYHLGRTVSSGTLHLLDADGELPEVPDRFRCDTVCRPTPETAPTMEIARGDVDWDRLCRSCLTAIGAPPGTGPTSRVETTWQVQVWHPQTHQWLPIGRPHDNEPAARAARREREVQHGELRFRLVVRTTSETAVP